A region of Legionella donaldsonii DNA encodes the following proteins:
- the pilM gene encoding type IV pilus assembly protein PilM, whose amino-acid sequence MIKWFNSKPSSILGVDVSSTSIKVLAISNARGKSRVEGYGYKLLPVIEGEINPTKEIDAVSSGLREILLQHNFFDYMAVTALPDSLVLSKVIQLSAKLHHSEIEEAVLIEADYYVAHPPNEISVDFKILGHCRTNSSMLDVLIVVAKTEQVTRRADALKRAGLRVKSVDVESDAIGRSLRLITRQLLLQQGEIVVLISIGVSLTHFFVSDSSKILFIHEEILGDRQLFESVQKHDGPSYEHALPMDAGVFILSDAWALKIIQPVVEILLIGMQKIRQFLSSLAYQPVIVQILLAGNWASLAKIAERLQEKTTIPIQLANPLQYLVISKNLNAEVILNTGPSLMVACGLALR is encoded by the coding sequence GTGATCAAATGGTTCAACTCCAAACCGAGTTCAATACTCGGAGTCGATGTCAGTTCGACTTCAATCAAAGTGCTCGCAATATCGAATGCTAGAGGAAAATCTCGCGTTGAAGGTTATGGGTATAAATTATTGCCAGTGATTGAAGGCGAAATTAATCCCACGAAGGAAATCGACGCAGTCAGTTCGGGTCTCAGAGAAATATTGTTACAACATAATTTCTTCGACTATATGGCAGTTACGGCATTGCCTGATTCTCTGGTTCTTAGCAAAGTGATTCAACTCAGTGCAAAATTACACCATTCGGAGATAGAGGAAGCTGTCCTTATTGAAGCAGACTATTATGTTGCTCATCCACCTAATGAAATTAGCGTAGATTTCAAAATATTAGGCCATTGCCGAACGAACTCTTCGATGCTTGATGTGTTGATCGTTGTTGCCAAAACTGAACAGGTGACTCGACGTGCAGATGCATTGAAACGCGCCGGCTTGCGGGTAAAAAGTGTTGATGTGGAGTCCGATGCTATCGGGCGAAGTCTGCGATTAATTACCAGGCAACTTTTACTGCAGCAAGGGGAAATAGTCGTTTTAATTAGTATAGGTGTGTCACTCACTCATTTCTTTGTCTCTGATAGTAGTAAAATCCTATTTATACACGAAGAAATTTTGGGTGACCGGCAATTATTTGAATCAGTTCAAAAACACGATGGTCCTTCCTATGAGCATGCCCTGCCTATGGATGCAGGGGTATTTATATTATCCGATGCCTGGGCGCTAAAGATAATTCAGCCGGTTGTGGAAATTTTGTTAATAGGGATGCAAAAAATCCGGCAATTCCTTTCGTCATTGGCTTATCAACCTGTGATTGTCCAAATTTTGTTAGCGGGCAATTGGGCAAGTTTGGCAAAGATTGCGGAAAGGCTGCAAGAAAAAACAACCATTCCAATTCAACTGGCTAATCCTTTGCAATATCTCGTAATTTCAAAAAATTTAAATGCGGAGGTGATCCTGAATACTGGCCCATCACTCATGGTTGCTTGTGGTTTGGCTTTGAGGTAG
- the aroK gene encoding shikimate kinase AroK, whose amino-acid sequence MSIVKVRNIFLIGPMGAGKSTIGRTLAKELKLEFYDSDEVIEERAGADISWIFDIEGEEGFRRREQKVIDELTQKNNIVLATGGGVVMTPENRNALAGRGTVIYLKTSLQQQYERTKRDTKRPLLQTDDLEGRLETLRDEREPYYDELADISFETDKLTVKAVANNIIKYIYGEV is encoded by the coding sequence ATGAGCATAGTTAAAGTACGAAATATATTTCTGATAGGGCCAATGGGAGCAGGTAAGAGCACGATTGGCCGTACTTTGGCAAAGGAGCTCAAACTTGAGTTCTATGATTCTGACGAAGTGATCGAAGAGCGTGCAGGAGCAGATATTTCTTGGATCTTTGATATTGAAGGAGAAGAAGGATTTCGTCGACGTGAACAGAAAGTAATAGATGAGTTGACACAAAAAAACAATATTGTTTTGGCAACCGGCGGCGGGGTAGTTATGACCCCAGAAAATCGTAATGCTCTGGCAGGTCGAGGTACGGTTATTTATTTGAAAACCTCTTTACAGCAACAATACGAGCGCACAAAGCGTGATACCAAGCGTCCTTTGTTGCAAACAGATGATTTGGAAGGACGTTTAGAGACGTTACGCGATGAGCGTGAACCTTATTACGATGAACTTGCTGACATCAGTTTTGAAACGGATAAATTAACAGTCAAAGCCGTAGCAAATAACATTATCAAATATATCTATGGCGAAGTTTGA
- a CDS encoding type 4a pilus biogenesis protein PilO — translation MFTLPKVNKLIVNNFTTGHIKPRIVEINRWWISVLAVLLIVFDYFFFIKQGFQQYSQLQSQEVSLKREFEKSQQRAASLQERRKNLKELNKQYKGLLTQFSTSKGLSILLEELSKAGGANGLVFALFAPLPEVAINFYIELPIKITIRGRYEQLTFFLKQIAQWDKMVTINKFELLPVSDEKQKVKTEILVMKLVATIYRPL, via the coding sequence GTGTTTACACTTCCTAAAGTAAATAAATTGATAGTGAACAACTTTACGACGGGGCATATTAAACCAAGGATAGTAGAGATAAACCGTTGGTGGATAAGTGTGCTCGCTGTTTTATTAATAGTTTTTGATTATTTTTTTTTTATAAAACAGGGTTTTCAACAATATAGTCAGCTGCAAAGTCAGGAAGTTAGTTTGAAGCGTGAGTTTGAGAAGAGTCAGCAGAGGGCAGCTAGTCTTCAAGAAAGGCGTAAAAATTTAAAGGAGCTGAATAAACAATACAAGGGTTTGCTTACGCAATTTTCGACCTCTAAAGGTCTTAGTATTTTATTGGAAGAATTGTCTAAGGCAGGTGGTGCCAATGGGCTGGTTTTTGCCTTGTTTGCCCCCTTACCAGAGGTAGCAATCAATTTTTACATTGAACTACCCATTAAGATAACTATTCGAGGGCGTTACGAGCAATTAACATTTTTTTTAAAGCAAATTGCCCAGTGGGACAAAATGGTGACTATTAATAAGTTTGAGTTATTACCTGTTTCTGATGAGAAACAAAAAGTTAAGACAGAAATACTGGTAATGAAGCTTGTAGCAACGATCTATAGACCATTATGA
- the aroB gene encoding 3-dehydroquinate synthase: protein MAKFDLYQELVIRLPAYEYPIIIGRNFLADEEVLRRYISGKQVLVVTNTTVAPLYLDYLQSAFTDRQCDVVILEDGEEFKNQQSLFAIYDTLIAKQHHRDTTLIALGGGVIGDMTGFAAATYQRGVDFLQIPTTLLAQVDASIGGKTAINHPLAKNMIGSFHQPKAVIMDLETLQTLSEREFRAGLAEVIKHALLAGGEFFELIYNALREDLDLRKSEKLPEIISHCCQIKAKFVQEDEREKGMRALLNLGHTFAHALEAYSQYSRWLHGEAVAIGLYCAALLSYYHAGLDEKSLLLIDKLLTMAKLPNRIPSDIDLNDLRNLMSQDKKIKNKNLRFILMKTIGHCYIEDCVPENLLCSTLQRAVEGD, encoded by the coding sequence ATGGCGAAGTTTGATTTATATCAGGAGTTGGTTATTCGGTTACCTGCCTATGAATATCCAATTATTATCGGGCGGAATTTCCTGGCTGATGAAGAGGTATTGCGCCGTTATATTTCCGGTAAACAGGTACTGGTAGTAACAAATACTACGGTTGCACCGCTTTATCTTGATTACCTTCAATCGGCATTCACTGATAGACAATGTGATGTGGTGATTCTTGAAGATGGCGAGGAGTTCAAAAATCAACAGAGTTTATTTGCTATTTACGACACACTGATTGCCAAACAACATCATCGTGATACTACATTGATCGCTTTAGGTGGGGGCGTTATAGGGGATATGACTGGTTTTGCAGCAGCCACTTACCAGCGTGGTGTAGATTTTTTACAGATTCCAACAACTTTGCTTGCTCAAGTTGATGCTTCTATTGGAGGTAAAACGGCTATCAACCATCCATTAGCGAAAAATATGATTGGTAGTTTTCATCAACCCAAAGCGGTCATCATGGATTTAGAGACTTTACAAACTCTTTCTGAACGAGAGTTTCGTGCAGGACTTGCTGAAGTAATTAAGCATGCCTTATTGGCTGGTGGAGAGTTTTTTGAGCTCATCTATAATGCTTTACGTGAAGATCTTGATCTAAGAAAATCAGAAAAATTGCCGGAAATTATTAGTCATTGTTGTCAAATAAAAGCCAAATTTGTGCAAGAGGATGAGCGTGAAAAGGGGATGCGGGCTCTATTAAATCTCGGTCATACCTTTGCCCATGCTTTGGAAGCTTATTCGCAATATAGCCGTTGGTTGCATGGTGAAGCAGTAGCAATTGGTCTTTATTGTGCCGCTTTATTATCATACTATCATGCTGGTTTGGATGAAAAATCCTTGCTTTTAATCGATAAGCTGTTAACTATGGCTAAATTGCCAAACAGGATTCCAAGCGATATTGATCTAAATGATTTACGTAACTTAATGTCACAAGACAAAAAAATCAAAAACAAGAACTTGCGCTTCATACTTATGAAAACAATAGGACACTGTTACATCGAAGACTGTGTACCGGAAAATCTTTTGTGTTCAACGTTGCAACGCGCGGTTGAAGGAGATTAG
- a CDS encoding AAA family ATPase, which yields MHNEASESGNQDENPRAKHVFKPSSWLTKIDFINHLVLFNNKMLTVLAEQGGGKTTFIGLLQAGLDTSIKSHVMVATAPFSQTDFLAQLAAIFHLRDDAEPTIANILHQINERKAHVLVIIDEAQHLPDSLLQDILIALQQQKENNFFHFCLVSDFSIVASLNKLKADSFEPLIHTLEPGVLTESEMKTYLLHSLPAPKRLDKTMTDKRLGQFYQLTGGNIARINSQMINYFCPGSLKAGVKQKSFANRMNIAASLVIAVLASVYIWQHQNLVSPDKLLPPEQDLPEPVSVISEEPLSSTVPAVPQIKSEPELVSEMPVIQQELVSKIPAWYIAAEVQPVQPPPLKRITNIVLEDDDGNDDSLVVMDRVVVIPKTLQRQSLAGVERENPAVRETISDVALKQKISQSLAEKEKAVKDKAIKEQYTIQLQSSQNQDDLKRFMRTHHIELNAAIRLTKRQGMDWYVLTLGEYDQFAQAKAVVSNLPTDLIRFKPWIRSLSGLRELG from the coding sequence ATGCATAACGAGGCAAGCGAATCAGGTAATCAGGATGAGAACCCACGTGCCAAACATGTTTTTAAACCCAGTTCTTGGCTGACTAAAATTGATTTTATCAATCATTTGGTATTATTTAATAACAAGATGTTAACGGTGTTAGCAGAACAGGGCGGGGGGAAAACAACCTTTATTGGTTTGTTGCAAGCTGGTCTAGACACTTCTATTAAATCACATGTTATGGTCGCTACTGCACCATTCTCGCAGACCGATTTTTTAGCCCAGTTGGCTGCTATTTTCCATTTACGGGATGATGCTGAACCGACGATTGCTAATATTTTACATCAAATTAATGAACGTAAAGCGCATGTTTTAGTAATCATTGATGAAGCGCAACACTTACCAGATAGTCTATTGCAGGATATTTTAATCGCGTTACAACAACAAAAAGAAAATAATTTCTTTCATTTTTGTTTAGTCTCAGATTTTTCTATTGTAGCCAGTTTAAACAAATTGAAAGCGGATTCATTTGAGCCTTTGATTCATACTTTAGAGCCTGGAGTATTGACAGAAAGTGAGATGAAAACCTATCTGTTGCATTCCTTACCTGCACCAAAGCGACTAGATAAAACAATGACGGATAAGCGCCTGGGGCAATTCTATCAGTTAACAGGGGGTAATATCGCCCGGATTAATAGTCAAATGATAAATTATTTTTGCCCTGGATCGTTGAAAGCAGGGGTGAAGCAAAAATCATTTGCAAACCGTATGAATATCGCAGCCAGTCTGGTAATTGCTGTATTGGCATCTGTTTATATCTGGCAACACCAAAATTTGGTATCACCCGACAAACTCTTGCCGCCCGAACAAGATCTCCCCGAACCAGTTTCAGTCATTAGTGAGGAACCCTTATCTTCAACTGTTCCTGCAGTGCCTCAGATAAAGAGTGAACCAGAGTTAGTTAGTGAGATGCCTGTTATTCAGCAAGAATTGGTCAGTAAAATCCCGGCCTGGTATATTGCAGCAGAGGTTCAGCCAGTTCAGCCGCCTCCTTTAAAGAGGATAACAAATATAGTGCTTGAGGATGACGATGGAAATGATGATTCCCTCGTCGTTATGGATAGAGTTGTCGTTATTCCCAAGACATTGCAAAGACAGTCCTTAGCTGGAGTGGAGAGGGAGAATCCGGCGGTCAGGGAAACTATTTCTGATGTTGCTCTTAAGCAAAAAATTTCTCAATCACTAGCAGAAAAAGAAAAGGCAGTAAAGGATAAGGCGATAAAGGAGCAATACACCATTCAATTACAATCCAGTCAAAATCAGGATGATTTGAAGCGCTTTATGCGCACTCATCATATCGAACTGAATGCAGCAATACGGTTAACAAAGCGTCAGGGTATGGATTGGTATGTGTTGACTCTTGGTGAGTATGATCAATTCGCTCAAGCGAAAGCAGTTGTCAGTAATTTGCCTACAGATTTGATACGATTTAAGCCCTGGATTCGTTCTTTATCCGGCCTCAGGGAATTGGGCTAG
- a CDS encoding PilN domain-containing protein has product MSEINLLPWREDKRRRERKRAIITLSGITLGTVSTIFSMHLYTLSLLSKQSQHNQQLEEETTRFARQIQEIDKLEEESKRLISRIIIIRHLALSRPLLVHLFNELIRVLPDDVYLAGVKKTNDSIRLIGYSATSQGVVSLMRNLEKSALVKAPILIEIKKRSVEKMNNNHEFTVNFKLREPQCVYTS; this is encoded by the coding sequence ATGAGCGAAATTAACTTGCTGCCTTGGCGAGAAGACAAACGGCGTCGGGAAAGAAAGAGAGCCATTATAACTTTGTCAGGTATAACACTTGGAACAGTGAGTACCATTTTTTCAATGCATCTTTATACCTTATCACTGCTTTCCAAACAGTCACAACACAATCAACAATTAGAAGAAGAAACTACCCGCTTTGCTCGTCAAATACAAGAAATTGATAAATTAGAGGAAGAAAGTAAGCGTTTGATCTCACGCATTATAATTATACGGCACCTGGCTTTGAGCCGTCCTTTACTTGTTCATTTATTTAATGAACTGATTAGAGTTCTGCCTGATGATGTTTACCTGGCCGGAGTAAAAAAGACTAATGACAGCATTAGGTTGATTGGTTATTCGGCAACAAGTCAGGGTGTGGTTAGTTTAATGCGCAATCTAGAAAAAAGCGCTTTGGTTAAAGCGCCAATATTGATTGAAATAAAAAAAAGAAGCGTAGAGAAAATGAACAATAATCATGAATTTACAGTAAATTTTAAGCTAAGGGAACCTCAATGTGTTTACACTTCCTAA